The Streptomyces sp. B3I8 nucleotide sequence ACCCCGGTGCCGGTGTCCGACGCGGTCACCTGGTGCGAGGCCGCGCCGTCGTCCGCCAGCAGTGCCGCCGCCGGGCCGCCCACCGCCAGGACGACGGCCGCCGCGACCGCGGTCAGCCACCGCCTGCGGCCGGTGCGGTGCCGTCCGGCCACCTCGGTCAGCAGCCGTTCCAGCAGCCGGGGCCCGGGCGCCGCCGCCGGGTGCACGGAGCGTGGGGTGGCCTCCCGGTAGAGCATCAACTGCCGTGCGGCGGGCCGGAATTCGCTCACCTGCGCGGTGCAGCTCGCGCACCCCATGAGGTGGTCCTCGAAGCGGAATGCCTCCGCCTCGTCGAGCACGCCGAGCGCGTAGGCTCCGACGTCGCGATGGCGTTCCAGGGACCTCATACCAAATCCTCATGACGGTGGAGCGGGTGGGGGTGTTGCTGTTGCCCACCGGTACGGACCTGACCGCCGAATCACTCAAGTCCCGGGGGAAACGGTCGAGACATTCGGAGCGGCCGGGCCCCCGGATTGGTCACCCGCGTCACTCACTCCTGTCACTCGTCCCTGTCACGCACCCGCGTCTCCCGCGTCACCCGCGCCGGTACCGTCCGCGCGGGGCGGTCCCCGGACCGACGGTACCGGCGCGCGCGGTCAGCAGGTGGCCACCCCCGGCAGCCACTCCGGGCCCTTGATGTAGATCACGGTCACCCAGGAACCGTCGGTCAGCTTCGCCCAGGCGTCGTTGGTGTAGCCCTCGGCCGTCACCTGCTGGGCGTGGGCCTGGCACACCACGTTGACGGTGGTCGGCTGCGCGAAGTAGTCCACCACGGCGGCGTTGACGTTCGGCTCGCTGTGCGTGCGCACCCCGGTGCCCCAGGTCTGGAACGCCGTGCTGCCGTCGGTCGGCGGCGGGGCGCTGCTGCCGGCACAGTCCGGGATGCCGGGCAGCGAGGCCGGGCCCTTGATGTAGATGTTCGTCAGCCAGGAACCGTCGGACAGCTTGGACCAGATGTCGTTGGTGTAACCCTCGGCCGTGACCGTCTCCGCGTGCTCCTGGCACTGCACCGACACCTGCGTGGGCCCGGCGAAGGTGTCCACGACGGAGGAGCGGGTGCTCGGCGTCGAGTGGGTGCGTACCCCGGTGCCCCACGTCTCGAAGACCGAGCCGCCGTCCGCGGGCGGGGGAATGGGGGTACCCGAACCGTTGACCCGGATGGCGCCCGCGTAGTCGCCGCCGGTGCGCACGGAGGTGACCCGGATGTGTGTGCCCGACTCATAGGCCTCGACCATCTGCCCGCCGCCCAGATACATGGCGACGTGGTGGATGTGGCCGCTGCCCCAGAACATCAGGTCGCCCGGCAGCAGCGGGGCGGTACCCTGCGCGGCGGAGAAGCGGGCGGTGGCCTGCGAACTGTTGAACTGGTCGTCGGCGGTGCCGTTGAGCAGGTCCCTGCCGGTCGCCCTCCAGTAGGCGTAGCGCGTCAGCCCCGAGCAGTCGAAGCCCTTGCGCTCGTTGTCGTGCAGGCTGTCGGGGTCGGACCCGTCGTAGTAGCCGTACGTGGCACCGGGCGTCGCGCCGTGGCCGCCGCCCCAGCTGTACCAGACGCCGATCTGGGAACAGGCCGCGGCCACGGCTGCCTGCGCGGTGGCCGAGGCCCCCGGGGCGAGCACACCGCAGTCGGCGGCGGGAGCGGCGGCGTGTGCGGGAGCGGCGTGGGCGGTGGACGCGTGGGCCGGCACGGACACGAGGGCGGACAGTCCGAGGACCGAGGCCCCCAGGAGCGCGCCGGTGGTCCGGCGGCGTGTGCTGCTGACTTTCACGGAACTCTTCCTCACGTGGTCGACGTCGGCTCGGACGTCGCCGGGATCGGTCCGGCGACGGAAAACAGGCAGGTGCGCCGCGCCCCACCCCCGTGGAGGCGCGGCGCGGCTCTACTGGCCGCCGAGGGCGGCGCGCATCTTCGCCAGGCCGCGCATGCGGTTGCGCTGCACCGTGCCGCGGTGGGCGCCCAGCCGCTCGCCCGCCGTGTCGTGGCTGAGGCCTTCCAGATCCACCAGGATCACCGCGGCCGCCTCCTTCTCGGAGAGCGTGCGCAGCAGTGCGAGCGCGGTGGCGGAGGCCTCGTAGGAGCCGAGACCGCCGTCCCAGCCGGCCTCGGGCAGCCGGTCGGTGGTCCGTTCCCGGCGGGAGGAGTGTGCCCACGCGTCGCGCAGCAGATTGAGGGCGACCGCGCAGGTATAGGCGTACGGGTGCCGCTGCTGCGTCAGACCGTGGGCGCGGGCCCGCCGGGCGAGCCGCAGATACGTCTCCTGCAACAGGTCGTCGGCGTCGTGCGGATTGCCCGTCAACGCCACCAACCGTCTGCGCAGGCGCGGCAGGTGCGCGGTGAAGGACGCGTCGAACTGCGTGGGGCTCATGGCCTCCTCGTGGGTGTGTCCCGGCGGCGGGCAGATGCCGTCGCTGTTTGTCATTCTTTTCCCCCTAGGTCGTTCTGCCGTTCTCTCGCCGCGCCGTTCCCTCGTTCGGTCCTGCTGTCGGTTCGCTCGTTCTGCCGTCGGGTGCTGCGGTGTCTCCCCGGCCGCGGTGGTCAGCCGGTGGACGGGGACGGGGACCGAGACGGGCCGGCGGGGCCGTACCGGGCTGCGGGCGCCCGGGTCAGCAGGGCCCAGTAGCGGTCGCCGTACGACCAGTGCCACCACTCGGTCGGGTAGTTGACGAACCCGGCCGCGGACAGCGCCCGGCCCAGTACCGCCCGGTTCCCGCGGGCCTCGGCCGTGAGGCCCGCGGCCCGGGTGCGGCAGGCGCCCCCGCTCTCCTCCGGCGTGGCGTTGACCTCCGTGCCCAGCTCCAGCTCGCGGCCGTCCGCATCGCACAGCGTCAGGTCGACCGCCCCGCCGCTGACATGCGGTGCCACCTCGGGCGGGGAGATGTACGCGCTCGCCAGTTCACGGATCCGGTCGGGCGGCGCCTGCGGATGCGCGCGGCGCAGCGTCGCCGCGTACTGCTCGAAGTAGCGTCGCTGCAGGTCCGGCGGTCGGTAACCCTCCACCACCAGGAACCGCACGCCGGCCGGCAGCAGGCGCTGCGCCCGCCGCAGCCGCTCCAGCGCGCCCGCCCTGAGCCGGGCGTAGTCGCCGTCGTCGTCGGCCTGACGGTGGTCCAGCCGCAGCCGGCCGCCGTCGCGCAGGTCGACCAGCGGCTCGCCGCACTCGGCCACGGCCGTCGCGGCGACCCGGGGGTCGGAGAGCGTGATGATGTCTGCCACGTACGACAGCGTCGCCGCATCCGATGCAAATTCTCTGCAGATGCTCTGTGGGGCGCCTGTACGGAAGCCTACGCCCGCTCCCCCGCCTCCCGGCAGCCCAGTTCGCGGAAGACGGCGAGCGCCTCGGCCCGGGCCGCCCGTGCCTCCTCCGCCCTGCCGTCCGCCGCCCACACCCCGGCCAAGTCCCAGGCCGTGCGCGCCCGCCAGACCGGGAGGCGCAGCGCCTCCCAGTCCGCCAGGGCGCGCTCCAGCGGCTCGCGGGCGGCGTCGGTGTCGCCCGTCGCGAGGTGGCACTCGCCGAGGGTGCGCAGGACGAGGGCCACGCCGAAGCGGTCCTGGCGCTCGCGGGCCACCGCGAGACAGCGGTCCAGGCGTTCGCGGGCCCGGTCGGCCCGGTTCGTGCGCAGCTCCACCTTGGCCAGTGCCTGCTCCGTGTACATCACGCCGAAGGCGTCCGCCAGCCCGGTGAAGATGTCCAGCGCCTCCAGGAGCAGCCGCTCGGCCTCCGCCGGGGTGCCCTCCGCGCGGTGGCACAGCGCCAGCGCCCGCAGGGTGAGCGCCTCGCCGTGCGGATCGGCCCCGGCCCGGTACAGCTCCAGGGCGCGGGAGAGGGCGTCCCGGGCCTCCCCGCCCCGCCCCTGCTCGCGGTGCACGTAGCCGAAGCCGTACAGCATGCGGGCCCGGCCGCCGAGGTCGCCGGTCCGCCCGTACCGCTCCAGGGCCTTCCCGAGCAGTTCGAGGGCCTCGGGGTAACCGGCCTGCTCCCGCCGGACCGTGGCCATGCCGTCGAGCGCCACCGCCTCGCCGCGCGGCACGTCGCCGTGCTCCCCGAACCGTCGCAGGGCCCGCTCGAAGCAGGCGTACGACTCCTCGAACCTGTCCTGCTCGTAGGCGAGCCGGCCGAGCCCGGTGAGCAGCCAGGCCTCGCCCTCGACGTCGCCACCGCGGCGCACCGCCGCCATGGCGGCCCGGTGCGAGCTGGACCAGGCGTCGAACCGGTTGTACAGCGCGGCCGAACTGGCGATCAGCGCCCCGGCGAGATCGCGCGCGGCCCGGGCCGCTCCGTGGTCGGCGCAGTACTCCACCGCCGCCAGCAGCCCCGCCTGTTCGGCGGCGAACCAGGCAGCGGGCCGGGCCAGCAGTTCCTCCTCGGTGCGCGCGTCGAGCCCGCGCACGGTCTCCGGTTCCGGGAAATACCTGGTCACGCCGCCGGGACCACGGGCGGCGGCCTGCTTGGCGAGCCCCAGCCAACAAGCCACCAGCCGCCGCACCGCCGCCTCGCGCTCGGGCGGCGCCTCCTCGGCCAGACAGCGTTCGCGGGCGTGCTCACGGGCCAGGTCATGGATGCGGTACCGGCTGCGGCCGGTGCCGTCCACGCCGACGACGTCGATGAAGTGGCAGTCGACCAGCCGCTCCACCGCCTCCTCCGCCTCCTCGACCCCGATGCCGAGGAGCGGGGCGGCGATCCAGCCGGCGAAGTCGGGCAGGTCCAGCAGTGCCAGCCGGCGCAGTGCCGCGCGCTCGTGCGGGTCGAGGTCGGCGTAGCCCAGTTCGAGGCTGACGCGCAGTTCGAGGTCACCGGCGCGCAGCTCGTTCAGCCGGCGCCGCTCGTCGCGCAGCCGCTCCGCGAGCCGGCCCGGTCCCCAGTGCGGCCGCGCGGCGAGGCGCGCTCCGGCGATGCGCACCGCCAGCGGCAGCCGTCCGCACAGTGCGACGATCTCGGCGGCCCCCTCCGGTTCGGCAGCGGTACGGCTCCGGCCGGCCACCTTCGCGAGCAGCTCCAGCGCCTCCGCCTCGTCGGGCACGGTCAGGTCGAGATGGGCCGCGCCCTCCAGCGCGACCAGCCGGCGCCGGCTGGTGACGAGCGCGGCCGAACCGCCGCCTGGCGGCAGCAACGGCCGTACGTGCGCCTCACCGGCGGCGTTGTCGAGGATCAGCAGGGTGCGCCGGTGCCCGATGTGCGTGCGGTACAGCCCGGTCAGTTCCTCCACCGAGGTGGGCAGGGTCTCCGGCGCGGCACCCATGGCGCGCAGCAGCCGGGCGAGCGCGTCGGCGGGCCGCACCGGGGTGGCGTCGGCGGCCCGCAGGTCCACGAAGAGCAGGCCGTCCGGGAAGAGGTCGGCGGTGCGGTGGCCGACGTGCACGGCGAGGGCGGTCTTGCCGCTGCCGGAGCGGCCTGAGACGACCCCGACCGGCGGGGCGGTGCGGCCGGGGTCGGCCACCTTCCCCAGCAGCGACTCGGCCCACTCGATCCCCGCGGCGCGGCCCACGAAGTCGGCGATGTCGGGCGGGAGATGGGAGGGAACGGGCTCCGCGGCCGGTCGCCGCGCCGTGTCCGACTCCGCGGCCGGTCGCCGCGCCGTGCCCGGCCCCGTGGCCGGTCGTCGTGCATTGTCCGGACCCTCGTGGCCCGGGCGGTGCCCCGCCTCCCCGTTAGCGACGGCCGGTGTGCGCGCGGTGGCGGCCCGCGGATCCGGGCCGAGCAGCGCGGGGTCGTTGGTCAGCACCGCCCGGTGCAGCGCCCGCAGTTCCGGACCGGGGTCGACGCCCAGTTCCTCCCGGAGGACCTCCCGCGCCTCCTGGTAGGTCAGCAGGGCGTCGGAGACCCGGCCGGTGCGGAACAGGGCGGTCATCAGCTGGCCGCGCGGCCGCTCCCTGAGCGGATGGTCCGCGACATGCGTGAGCAGGGGCGCGATCGTGCGGTCCGCGTGGCCGAGCGCCAGCCGCAGGCCGAAGAAGTCCTCCTGGGCCGCCAGCCGCAGTTCGGTCAGCCGGGCCGCCTCGATACGGGCGAACGACTGGCCGAGCCCCTCCAGCGCCTCCCGGCCCCGCCACAGCCCCAGCGCCTCGGACAGCAGCTCCGCCGCCTCCCGCGGACGGCCCCGGTCCCCGGCCGCCCGCCCCGAGGCGAGCAGGTCCTCGAAGCGCCGGGCGTCGATCCGGGAGGGGTCGAGCGCGGCCAGGTACCCCGGCGGCCGGGTCCGGATCACCTCGGCCCCGCCCACCTTGGCGAGTGCGCGGCGGACGGCGGAGACATGGGTGGCGACGAGTGCCCCGGCGGTGGCGGGCGCCTCGTCGTCCCACACGCAGTCCACGAGCCGTTCGGTGGACAGGACCTCGCCCAGGTGGACGACGAGCGCGGACAGCATCGCCAGGGGTCTGGTCCCGCCCAGGGGGGCACGCCGCCCGTCCGCCCAGACCTCGACCGGACCGAGTAGACGTATGTCCAGCATGTTCTCCCGATCGTCGTACCGCGCCCGCTCCGCGAAGGGTGGCAACGATATCGACGGCCGCGTGGGCGCAGGCCGAGGGCGGGATCCGCCTGGCCGGATCCGGTCCGTTTCCCCCAGCCGTGCGGGACCCGCGGCAGGCCCCGTGTCCGGGCCGGTCCCGACGGTACGGGCCCCGTGTCCAGGTCGGTGCCGTCGGCACCGGCCCGGCATCCCGGTCGGTGTCGGCGGCCTCCGGGAGCGGGACCTGGCGCCAT carries:
- a CDS encoding zf-HC2 domain-containing protein, with amino-acid sequence MRSLERHRDVGAYALGVLDEAEAFRFEDHLMGCASCTAQVSEFRPAARQLMLYREATPRSVHPAAAPGPRLLERLLTEVAGRHRTGRRRWLTAVAAAVVLAVGGPAAALLADDGAASHQVTASDTGTGVWARVTAQDREWGSDIGITVKDASGPHSCRLVALGRDGSEETVTSWMVSSDDGKALTMEGGTALGTAQIDRYEIRTDDGKRLLTLDSR
- a CDS encoding C40 family peptidase; protein product: MKVSSTRRRTTGALLGASVLGLSALVSVPAHASTAHAAPAHAAAPAADCGVLAPGASATAQAAVAAACSQIGVWYSWGGGHGATPGATYGYYDGSDPDSLHDNERKGFDCSGLTRYAYWRATGRDLLNGTADDQFNSSQATARFSAAQGTAPLLPGDLMFWGSGHIHHVAMYLGGGQMVEAYESGTHIRVTSVRTGGDYAGAIRVNGSGTPIPPPADGGSVFETWGTGVRTHSTPSTRSSVVDTFAGPTQVSVQCQEHAETVTAEGYTNDIWSKLSDGSWLTNIYIKGPASLPGIPDCAGSSAPPPTDGSTAFQTWGTGVRTHSEPNVNAAVVDYFAQPTTVNVVCQAHAQQVTAEGYTNDAWAKLTDGSWVTVIYIKGPEWLPGVATC
- a CDS encoding RNA polymerase sigma factor, producing MTNSDGICPPPGHTHEEAMSPTQFDASFTAHLPRLRRRLVALTGNPHDADDLLQETYLRLARRARAHGLTQQRHPYAYTCAVALNLLRDAWAHSSRRERTTDRLPEAGWDGGLGSYEASATALALLRTLSEKEAAAVILVDLEGLSHDTAGERLGAHRGTVQRNRMRGLAKMRAALGGQ
- a CDS encoding M15 family metallopeptidase encodes the protein MADIITLSDPRVAATAVAECGEPLVDLRDGGRLRLDHRQADDDGDYARLRAGALERLRRAQRLLPAGVRFLVVEGYRPPDLQRRYFEQYAATLRRAHPQAPPDRIRELASAYISPPEVAPHVSGGAVDLTLCDADGRELELGTEVNATPEESGGACRTRAAGLTAEARGNRAVLGRALSAAGFVNYPTEWWHWSYGDRYWALLTRAPAARYGPAGPSRSPSPSTG
- a CDS encoding BTAD domain-containing putative transcriptional regulator, which codes for MLDIRLLGPVEVWADGRRAPLGGTRPLAMLSALVVHLGEVLSTERLVDCVWDDEAPATAGALVATHVSAVRRALAKVGGAEVIRTRPPGYLAALDPSRIDARRFEDLLASGRAAGDRGRPREAAELLSEALGLWRGREALEGLGQSFARIEAARLTELRLAAQEDFFGLRLALGHADRTIAPLLTHVADHPLRERPRGQLMTALFRTGRVSDALLTYQEAREVLREELGVDPGPELRALHRAVLTNDPALLGPDPRAATARTPAVANGEAGHRPGHEGPDNARRPATGPGTARRPAAESDTARRPAAEPVPSHLPPDIADFVGRAAGIEWAESLLGKVADPGRTAPPVGVVSGRSGSGKTALAVHVGHRTADLFPDGLLFVDLRAADATPVRPADALARLLRAMGAAPETLPTSVEELTGLYRTHIGHRRTLLILDNAAGEAHVRPLLPPGGGSAALVTSRRRLVALEGAAHLDLTVPDEAEALELLAKVAGRSRTAAEPEGAAEIVALCGRLPLAVRIAGARLAARPHWGPGRLAERLRDERRRLNELRAGDLELRVSLELGYADLDPHERAALRRLALLDLPDFAGWIAAPLLGIGVEEAEEAVERLVDCHFIDVVGVDGTGRSRYRIHDLAREHARERCLAEEAPPEREAAVRRLVACWLGLAKQAAARGPGGVTRYFPEPETVRGLDARTEEELLARPAAWFAAEQAGLLAAVEYCADHGAARAARDLAGALIASSAALYNRFDAWSSSHRAAMAAVRRGGDVEGEAWLLTGLGRLAYEQDRFEESYACFERALRRFGEHGDVPRGEAVALDGMATVRREQAGYPEALELLGKALERYGRTGDLGGRARMLYGFGYVHREQGRGGEARDALSRALELYRAGADPHGEALTLRALALCHRAEGTPAEAERLLLEALDIFTGLADAFGVMYTEQALAKVELRTNRADRARERLDRCLAVARERQDRFGVALVLRTLGECHLATGDTDAAREPLERALADWEALRLPVWRARTAWDLAGVWAADGRAEEARAARAEALAVFRELGCREAGERA